In one window of Comamonas testosteroni DNA:
- a CDS encoding CaiB/BaiF CoA transferase family protein → MTSVIMGPFATQILAALGADVIKVESPEGDNMRHVGPMRNPGMGPIFLQANQGKRSVVLDLKQAAARQALLQLLIDADVFISNVRPQAMARLGLDWQTLEQSHPRLIHVSCCGFDQAGPYAAKPAYDDLIQGATGVPWLAQQYGGGEPSYAPMTLGDRVTGLHAVYAVTAALYAREKSGLGQAVVVPMFEAMTQFILGDHMAGLSFEPPLGDAGYARLLTRHRKPYRTSDGHLCVLIYNDKHWHSFFQAIGQGERMREPMFASHGQRAANIDAVYAEVASLMRERSTAEWRALLDAADVPNMPMASPEDLLADPHHAATGFVREIEHPSEGRLRTTANPTQWSATPPGRQASAAPQLGQHTLQVLREAGLGEAQIAALQASSGCMQASSSNDQRETETCPAI, encoded by the coding sequence ATGACCTCGGTGATCATGGGGCCGTTTGCCACGCAGATTCTGGCCGCCCTGGGCGCCGATGTGATCAAGGTCGAGTCGCCCGAGGGCGACAACATGCGCCATGTAGGCCCCATGCGCAACCCCGGCATGGGCCCCATTTTTTTGCAGGCCAACCAGGGCAAGCGCTCCGTGGTGCTGGATCTCAAGCAGGCCGCCGCGCGCCAGGCGCTGCTGCAGCTGCTGATCGATGCCGACGTCTTCATCAGCAATGTACGGCCCCAGGCCATGGCCAGACTGGGTCTGGACTGGCAGACGCTGGAGCAGAGCCATCCGCGCCTGATCCATGTGAGCTGCTGCGGCTTCGACCAGGCCGGCCCCTATGCGGCCAAGCCGGCCTACGACGACCTGATCCAGGGGGCGACCGGCGTGCCCTGGCTGGCCCAGCAGTACGGCGGCGGCGAGCCGTCCTATGCGCCCATGACGCTGGGCGACCGGGTCACCGGCCTGCATGCGGTCTATGCGGTCACGGCAGCGCTGTATGCGCGCGAGAAGAGCGGCCTGGGCCAGGCGGTGGTCGTGCCCATGTTCGAGGCCATGACGCAGTTCATTTTGGGCGATCACATGGCCGGGCTGAGCTTCGAGCCGCCGCTGGGCGATGCCGGCTATGCGCGGCTGCTGACGCGCCATCGCAAGCCCTACCGCACCAGCGACGGCCATCTGTGCGTGCTGATCTACAACGACAAGCACTGGCATAGCTTCTTCCAGGCCATAGGCCAGGGCGAGCGCATGCGCGAGCCCATGTTCGCCTCCCACGGCCAGCGCGCAGCGAATATCGATGCGGTCTATGCCGAGGTGGCGAGCCTGATGCGCGAGCGCAGCACGGCCGAGTGGCGCGCGCTGCTCGATGCGGCCGACGTGCCGAATATGCCCATGGCCTCGCCCGAGGACTTGCTGGCCGACCCCCACCATGCGGCCACGGGCTTTGTGCGCGAGATCGAGCATCCCAGCGAGGGGCGGCTGCGCACCACGGCCAATCCCACGCAGTGGAGCGCCACGCCCCCGGGCCGCCAGGCCAGCGCTGCGCCGCAACTGGGCCAGCACACGCTGCAGGTGCTGCGCGAAGCAGGCCTTGGCGAGGCGCAGATCGCCGCACTGCAGGCCAGCAGTGGCTGCATGCAGGCTTCATCATCCAACGACCAAAGAGAGACAGAGACATGCCCCGCTATCTGA
- a CDS encoding cupin domain-containing protein: MPRYLIREQDVQGYSPANHHGTVNRRLVSQANVGAQHMELVLGTLEKGGGALPHAHPGMEQACYLLEGSAEVEVQSQGQSERFAMQAGDTCFFPEDCMHVFRVTSDTPVRLLVFYSPPYGENPARVRRPE, encoded by the coding sequence ATGCCCCGCTATCTGATCCGCGAGCAGGACGTACAGGGCTACAGCCCCGCCAACCACCATGGCACGGTGAACCGACGCCTGGTCAGCCAGGCCAATGTCGGTGCCCAGCACATGGAGTTGGTGCTCGGAACGCTGGAAAAAGGCGGCGGTGCGTTGCCGCACGCCCACCCGGGCATGGAGCAGGCCTGCTATCTGCTGGAAGGCTCTGCCGAGGTGGAGGTGCAAAGCCAGGGCCAGAGCGAGCGCTTTGCCATGCAGGCGGGCGATACCTGCTTTTTCCCCGAGGACTGCATGCATGTGTTTCGCGTCACCAGCGACACCCCCGTGCGTCTGCTGGTCTTCTACAGCCCGCCCTATGGCGAGAACCCGGCGCGCGTGCGCCGACCTGAGTGA
- a CDS encoding acyl-CoA dehydrogenase family protein, which produces MDFLWSAEQEQIRDAVQRACAPFDDDYWLKKDRDGGFPLDFHQALAEAGWLGIAMPEEFGGAGLGITEAALMMHTISATGAGLSGASAVHMNIFGLHPAVVFGTDEQRRRWLPPLIAGRDKACFGVTEPNAGLNTLKLQTRAVRDGDVYVVHGQKVFISTAQVANKMLLLARTRPVEECQGTEGLSLFYTDLDRSRIAVTEIEKMGRKCVDTNQLFIDGLRIPVQDRIGEEGKGFTYILHGLNPERILIAAEAVGLGRAALARATQYANERVVFDRPIGQNQGVQHPLAQAWMGLEAAHLMVQKAAFLYDKGLPCGAEANAAKYLAAEACAKACETAIFTHGGMGYAKEFHVERYMRESWIPRLAPVSPQLIMCFIAEKVLGLPKSY; this is translated from the coding sequence ATGGATTTTTTATGGAGCGCTGAGCAGGAACAGATCCGGGACGCCGTGCAGCGCGCCTGCGCGCCTTTCGACGATGACTACTGGCTGAAGAAGGACAGGGACGGCGGCTTTCCGCTCGACTTCCACCAGGCCCTGGCCGAGGCCGGCTGGCTGGGCATTGCCATGCCCGAGGAATTCGGCGGCGCAGGTCTTGGCATCACCGAAGCGGCGCTGATGATGCACACCATATCGGCCACGGGTGCGGGCCTGTCGGGCGCTTCGGCCGTGCACATGAATATCTTCGGCCTGCATCCGGCCGTGGTCTTCGGCACCGACGAGCAAAGACGGCGCTGGCTGCCGCCGCTGATTGCGGGTCGGGACAAGGCCTGCTTCGGCGTGACCGAGCCCAATGCCGGGCTCAACACCCTCAAGCTGCAGACCCGTGCCGTGCGCGACGGCGATGTCTATGTGGTGCATGGGCAGAAGGTCTTCATCTCCACGGCCCAGGTGGCCAACAAGATGTTGCTGCTGGCTCGCACCAGGCCCGTGGAGGAGTGCCAGGGCACCGAGGGCCTGTCGCTGTTCTACACCGACCTGGACCGCAGCCGCATCGCCGTGACCGAGATCGAGAAGATGGGGCGCAAATGCGTGGACACCAATCAGCTCTTCATCGACGGGCTGCGCATCCCGGTGCAGGACCGCATCGGCGAGGAGGGCAAGGGCTTCACGTACATCTTGCACGGCCTCAACCCCGAGCGCATCCTGATCGCGGCCGAAGCGGTGGGCCTGGGCCGTGCAGCCCTGGCGCGTGCCACCCAGTATGCGAACGAGCGCGTGGTCTTCGATCGGCCCATTGGCCAGAACCAGGGCGTGCAGCACCCGCTGGCCCAGGCCTGGATGGGGCTGGAGGCTGCACACCTGATGGTGCAGAAAGCTGCCTTCCTCTATGACAAGGGCCTGCCCTGCGGCGCCGAGGCCAATGCCGCCAAGTACCTGGCCGCCGAAGCCTGCGCCAAGGCCTGCGAGACCGCCATCTTCACGCACGGCGGCATGGGCTATGCCAAGGAATTCCATGTGGAGCGCTATATGCGCGAGTCCTGGATTCCGCGCCTGGCACCCGTGAGCCCGCAGCTCATCATGTGCTTTATCGCCGAGAAGGTGCTGGGCCTGCCCAAGTCGTATTGA
- a CDS encoding LysR family transcriptional regulator — MMKTHLLRYFVVLAEELHFGRAAQRLCITQPPLSMALKTLEQDLGTVLMERDAKNVRLTPAGEAFLHEARKVLAQLQHAAEVVRGVAQGLQGRLDIGITGSMVYRQVPGFCRAFRAERPLVELCLHEMSTRDQLQAIARGQIDCGFLNIGVPQDDIRTLSIGEEAFVCCLPSDHALAERGEIDLRELAQDTFVMFAREVAPANYDNVIACLQQAGIHPHTRHAARQWLTVMALVSAGQGVALVPACMQTVGMNGVRFAALRGSRVSTPAVLAWRSQGMPAVLEAFVASVQSLVQAGQPELPAAGS, encoded by the coding sequence ATGATGAAAACCCATTTGCTGCGTTACTTTGTGGTTCTGGCCGAAGAGCTGCACTTCGGCCGGGCCGCACAGCGCCTGTGCATCACTCAGCCGCCGCTGAGCATGGCGCTCAAGACGCTGGAGCAGGATCTGGGCACGGTGCTCATGGAGCGCGACGCCAAGAACGTCAGGCTCACGCCTGCCGGGGAAGCCTTTTTGCACGAGGCGCGCAAGGTGCTGGCTCAGCTTCAGCATGCGGCCGAGGTGGTGCGCGGCGTGGCGCAGGGCCTGCAGGGGCGGCTGGACATAGGCATCACGGGGTCCATGGTCTACCGGCAGGTGCCTGGGTTCTGCCGGGCCTTTCGCGCCGAGCGCCCGCTGGTCGAGCTATGCCTGCACGAGATGTCAACACGCGATCAGCTGCAGGCCATTGCCAGGGGGCAGATTGACTGCGGCTTTCTCAACATCGGAGTGCCACAGGACGATATACGCACGCTGTCCATAGGTGAGGAGGCTTTTGTCTGCTGCCTGCCCAGCGATCATGCACTGGCCGAGCGCGGCGAAATCGATCTGCGCGAACTGGCCCAGGACACTTTTGTCATGTTCGCTCGCGAGGTGGCCCCGGCCAATTACGACAACGTCATCGCCTGTCTGCAGCAGGCCGGCATCCATCCGCATACCCGCCATGCCGCGCGCCAGTGGCTGACCGTCATGGCACTGGTCTCGGCCGGTCAGGGCGTGGCCCTGGTGCCGGCCTGCATGCAGACCGTGGGCATGAACGGCGTGCGCTTTGCGGCACTGCGCGGCAGCCGGGTGAGCACGCCGGCCGTGCTGGCCTGGCGGTCACAGGGCATGCCGGCCGTGCTCGAAGCCTTTGTGGCCAGCGTGCAGAGCCTGGTGCAAGCCGGGCAGCCAGAACTCCCAGCCGCAGGTAGCTAA
- the amaB gene encoding L-piperidine-6-carboxylate dehydrogenase yields MTAIAAADFHTVLSRCGIALQALEGKDISVRSPIDGTELASLAALPGAQVAQVIDHAVEAFRQWRVVPAPVRGELVRLWGEELRRAKSDIGHVISCEVGKIVQEGLGEVQEGVDICEFALGLSRQLHGKTIVSERPGHRIMEQYHPLGPVAVITAFNFPSAVFAWNAAIALVCGNPVIFKPSDKAPLSGLATFKALERAIARFGDRAPAGLAQIVLGGAAVAEALVDSPRIALVSATGSSRMGRTVGPKLAARFGKRILELGGNNAMVVTPAADLDLAVRAIVFSAVGTAGQRCTSLRRLIVHRDVKQPLLDRLLPAYRSLRIGNPLQPDTLVGPLINEASFEALQHSLSQAQKDGGHLLTGGQRQLEQQFPQGFYVAPAIVDMPAQTGIVRHETFAPLLYVLSYDELEQAIALNNDVPQGLSSCIFSNDLREVELFLSAAGSDCGMANVNIGPSGAEIGGAFGGEKETGGDRESGSDAWKQYMRRTTNTINYSRELPLAQGIQFG; encoded by the coding sequence ATGACTGCCATCGCCGCTGCCGACTTCCACACCGTGCTGAGCCGCTGCGGCATTGCACTGCAGGCTCTTGAGGGCAAGGACATCAGCGTGCGCTCGCCCATCGACGGCACGGAACTGGCCAGCCTGGCCGCCCTGCCCGGCGCCCAGGTGGCGCAAGTCATTGACCATGCCGTCGAGGCGTTCAGGCAATGGCGCGTGGTGCCTGCCCCGGTGCGCGGCGAGCTGGTTCGGCTCTGGGGCGAGGAGCTGCGCCGCGCCAAGAGCGATATAGGCCATGTGATTTCCTGCGAGGTCGGCAAGATCGTGCAGGAAGGCCTGGGAGAGGTGCAGGAAGGCGTGGACATCTGCGAATTCGCGCTGGGCCTGTCGCGCCAACTGCATGGCAAGACCATTGTTTCCGAGCGTCCCGGCCACCGCATCATGGAGCAGTACCACCCGTTGGGGCCGGTGGCCGTCATCACGGCCTTCAACTTTCCCAGCGCCGTTTTTGCCTGGAACGCGGCGATTGCCCTGGTCTGCGGCAACCCGGTGATCTTCAAGCCCTCCGACAAGGCACCGCTATCGGGCCTGGCCACCTTCAAGGCGCTGGAGCGGGCCATTGCCCGGTTTGGCGACCGGGCGCCGGCAGGTCTGGCGCAGATCGTGCTGGGCGGCGCGGCTGTCGCCGAGGCCCTGGTGGACAGCCCCCGAATTGCGCTGGTATCGGCCACGGGGTCGAGCCGCATGGGCCGCACCGTGGGCCCCAAGTTGGCGGCGCGCTTTGGCAAGCGCATTCTGGAGCTGGGCGGAAACAACGCCATGGTGGTCACGCCCGCTGCCGATCTGGATCTGGCCGTGCGCGCCATTGTCTTCAGCGCCGTGGGCACGGCCGGCCAGCGCTGCACCTCGCTGCGACGCCTGATCGTGCACCGCGATGTCAAACAGCCGCTGCTGGACAGGCTGCTGCCGGCTTACCGCAGCCTGCGCATCGGCAACCCGCTGCAGCCGGATACCCTGGTCGGCCCGCTGATCAACGAGGCATCGTTCGAGGCGCTGCAGCACTCGCTGAGTCAGGCTCAAAAGGACGGCGGCCATTTGCTCACGGGCGGCCAGCGCCAGCTGGAGCAGCAGTTTCCGCAGGGCTTCTATGTGGCGCCGGCCATTGTGGACATGCCGGCCCAGACCGGCATCGTGCGCCACGAGACCTTTGCCCCGCTGCTCTATGTGCTGAGCTATGACGAGCTGGAGCAGGCCATTGCGCTCAACAACGATGTTCCCCAGGGCCTGTCCTCCTGCATCTTCTCCAACGACCTGCGCGAGGTGGAGCTGTTCTTGAGCGCGGCCGGCTCGGACTGCGGCATGGCCAATGTCAATATTGGGCCCAGCGGTGCCGAGATCGGCGGCGCCTTTGGCGGCGAGAAGGAAACCGGCGGCGACCGCGAAAGCGGCTCCGACGCCTGGAAGCAATACATGCGCCGCACGACCAACACCATCAACTACTCGCGCGAGCTGCCGCTGGCCCAGGGCATTCAATTCGGCTGA
- a CDS encoding saccharopine dehydrogenase family protein, which translates to MMKLTGQNILILGAGKIGSTIADMAAELHEATVTLADMQPPPGTDPQIRPLQLDIDDDAALTRALQQHSVVINALPFFCAERVARAAARLGVHYFDLTEDVAAMRAIQEMAAQARSVLMPQCGLAPGLIGMLGGHLAQQFDELFDLQLRVGALTRHATNALRYHFTWSVDGVINEYCKPCNTIVNGQPMLVPPLEGVEQLILDGENFEAFNTSGGLGTLCETLQGRVRNLNYKTIRHPGHRDAMHLLLHGLRLIERRDLLRQVLEGAVPHSREDMVVIAAMASGMRAGRLEQLTRSARIFGAVLRGRQRTAIELTTSAGMLAAVELFASGQLPQQGFVRQEQCTLAALSGTHVAPYFEGLLG; encoded by the coding sequence ATGATGAAGCTGACTGGACAGAACATTCTCATCCTCGGCGCCGGCAAGATCGGCTCAACGATCGCCGACATGGCTGCCGAGCTGCATGAAGCCACCGTCACGCTGGCCGATATGCAGCCCCCGCCCGGCACCGACCCGCAGATCCGCCCCCTTCAGCTGGACATCGACGATGATGCGGCACTGACCCGCGCGCTGCAGCAGCACTCTGTCGTCATCAATGCCCTGCCTTTCTTCTGCGCCGAGCGCGTGGCCAGGGCTGCAGCGCGGCTGGGCGTGCATTACTTCGATCTGACCGAGGATGTGGCGGCCATGCGCGCCATACAGGAGATGGCGGCGCAGGCGCGCTCGGTGCTGATGCCGCAATGCGGACTGGCTCCAGGCCTGATCGGCATGCTGGGCGGGCATCTGGCCCAGCAGTTCGACGAGCTGTTCGATCTGCAGCTGCGCGTGGGCGCGCTCACGCGCCATGCGACAAATGCGCTGCGCTACCACTTCACCTGGAGCGTGGACGGCGTCATCAACGAGTACTGCAAGCCCTGCAACACCATCGTCAACGGCCAGCCCATGCTGGTGCCGCCGCTGGAGGGGGTCGAGCAGCTGATTCTGGACGGCGAGAACTTCGAGGCCTTCAACACCTCGGGCGGTCTGGGCACGCTGTGCGAGACGCTGCAGGGCCGCGTGCGCAACCTCAACTACAAGACCATACGCCACCCCGGCCACCGCGATGCCATGCATTTGCTGCTGCATGGCCTGCGCCTGATCGAGCGGCGCGATCTGCTGCGCCAGGTGCTCGAAGGCGCAGTGCCCCACAGCCGCGAAGACATGGTGGTGATTGCCGCCATGGCCAGCGGCATGCGCGCCGGGCGGCTGGAGCAGCTGACGCGCAGCGCCCGCATCTTCGGCGCGGTGCTGCGCGGCAGGCAGCGCACGGCCATAGAGCTGACGACCTCGGCCGGCATGCTGGCCGCCGTGGAGCTGTTCGCCTCGGGCCAGCTGCCGCAGCAGGGCTTTGTGCGCCAGGAGCAGTGCACGCTGGCCGCACTCTCGGGCACCCACGTGGCCCCCTACTTCGAAGGCCTGCTAGGCTGA
- a CDS encoding cupin: MALPHAQPGVPVEVQPDGISLGNQKTAALFKSDTLEVIRLVLMAGKRLPAHQVLGELTIQCLQGQLAVIQGASRQTLSAGQLLFLPAQTMHEVEAELDSSALITIVLHSH, from the coding sequence ATGGCCCTGCCCCACGCCCAACCCGGAGTTCCCGTCGAAGTGCAGCCCGACGGCATTTCGCTGGGAAACCAGAAGACCGCGGCACTATTCAAGTCCGACACTCTGGAAGTGATCCGTCTGGTGTTGATGGCAGGCAAGCGCCTGCCTGCGCATCAGGTGCTGGGCGAACTGACGATTCAATGTCTGCAGGGGCAGCTCGCCGTCATCCAGGGCGCAAGCCGCCAGACATTGAGCGCGGGGCAGTTGCTGTTTCTGCCCGCCCAAACCATGCATGAGGTCGAGGCCGAACTCGACTCCTCGGCCCTGATCACCATCGTGCTGCACAGCCACTAA
- the mmsB gene encoding 3-hydroxyisobutyrate dehydrogenase yields MQIAFIGLGNMGAPMAVNLAKAGHSVKAFDLSQEAIAKVASAGAQAASSAQEAVQGAEVVITMLPASQHVESLFLGRDGAAGLLAHIAKGTLVIDSSTIAAATSQKVAKAAQAAGIDFIDAPVSGGTGGAIAGTLTFMVGGSDAQLSRAQPLLEKMGANIFHAGGVGAGQTAKICNNMLLGILMVGTSEAIALGVANGLDPKVLSEIMRRSSGGNWALEKYNPFPGVHENAPASKGYAGGFGTDLMLKDLGLAQDNATANRASTPLGGMARSIYAAHSLSGHGGEDFSSIIKMLQKKA; encoded by the coding sequence ATGCAAATCGCTTTTATCGGTCTGGGCAATATGGGTGCCCCCATGGCCGTCAATCTGGCCAAGGCCGGCCACAGTGTCAAAGCCTTTGACCTGAGCCAGGAGGCCATCGCCAAGGTCGCTTCCGCAGGGGCCCAGGCAGCCTCCAGTGCCCAGGAAGCCGTGCAAGGCGCCGAAGTCGTCATCACCATGCTGCCCGCCAGCCAGCACGTCGAGAGCCTGTTCCTGGGCCGCGACGGTGCGGCCGGTCTGCTGGCGCACATCGCCAAGGGCACGCTGGTCATCGACAGCTCCACCATCGCCGCGGCCACCAGCCAGAAGGTGGCCAAGGCAGCGCAGGCAGCGGGCATCGACTTCATCGACGCCCCGGTTTCGGGCGGCACCGGAGGTGCCATTGCCGGTACGCTGACCTTCATGGTGGGCGGCAGCGACGCGCAGCTGTCACGCGCCCAGCCATTGCTCGAAAAAATGGGGGCCAATATCTTCCACGCCGGCGGCGTGGGCGCGGGCCAGACGGCCAAGATCTGCAACAACATGCTGCTGGGCATTTTGATGGTGGGCACCAGCGAAGCAATCGCCCTGGGCGTGGCCAACGGTCTGGACCCCAAGGTGCTGTCCGAAATCATGCGTCGCAGCTCCGGCGGCAACTGGGCACTGGAGAAATACAACCCCTTCCCCGGCGTGCATGAGAACGCACCGGCCAGCAAGGGCTATGCAGGCGGCTTCGGCACGGATCTCATGCTCAAGGATCTGGGCCTGGCACAGGACAACGCCACCGCCAACCGCGCCAGCACGCCGCTGGGCGGCATGGCGCGCTCCATCTATGCGGCGCACAGCCTGTCCGGCCATGGCGGTGAAGACTTTTCCAGCATCATCAAGATGCTGCAGAAAAAGGCCTGA
- a CDS encoding DUF488 domain-containing protein: MAIRIVQLGSERAPDEGLRIGTVRRPPRGVPKAEFASRNYYDCWYPELSPEVELMQQALEAIKLRTAGQTAQADKLWKQFEKQFRKQLAEPAADRTLGLLAALSHSCAFSLGCYCDDEAHCHRSILRSLLADKGAILKN, encoded by the coding sequence ATGGCCATACGCATAGTCCAGCTAGGCAGCGAACGCGCCCCCGACGAAGGCCTGCGCATAGGTACGGTGCGCAGACCGCCGCGCGGCGTGCCCAAGGCCGAGTTCGCAAGTCGCAACTACTACGACTGCTGGTATCCCGAACTCTCGCCCGAGGTGGAGCTGATGCAGCAGGCCCTGGAGGCCATCAAGCTGCGCACGGCCGGCCAGACGGCACAGGCCGACAAGCTCTGGAAGCAGTTTGAAAAGCAGTTCCGCAAGCAACTGGCCGAGCCAGCCGCCGATCGCACCCTGGGACTGCTCGCAGCCTTGTCGCACAGCTGCGCCTTTTCTCTGGGCTGCTACTGCGACGACGAGGCGCATTGCCACCGCAGCATCTTGCGCAGCCTGCTCGCTGACAAGGGTGCCATTCTCAAAAATTAA
- a CDS encoding TfoX/Sxy family protein, with product MPAKPIAPETLQLIDAVRDALQGCTAVEEKTMFGCHVFMVNGKMCLGVENDELLVRLPPASHALIAEMPGVRPLSSRGLMEGYFLVGPTAYARRDQWLYWISEALAFNPLAKATPKRKTASKADSKTVSKKPGDGESPAAQGTSSGRRRTRAAPKLADADAPEKHPIFDSE from the coding sequence ATGCCCGCCAAGCCCATCGCCCCTGAAACCCTGCAGCTCATAGACGCCGTGCGCGATGCGCTGCAGGGCTGCACAGCCGTGGAAGAGAAAACCATGTTCGGCTGCCATGTGTTCATGGTCAACGGCAAGATGTGCCTGGGCGTGGAAAACGACGAGCTGCTGGTGCGCCTGCCGCCGGCCAGTCATGCGTTGATTGCAGAGATGCCAGGCGTGCGCCCGCTGTCTTCGCGCGGACTGATGGAAGGCTACTTTCTCGTCGGCCCCACGGCCTATGCCAGGCGCGATCAATGGCTGTACTGGATCAGCGAGGCCCTGGCCTTCAACCCGCTGGCAAAAGCCACGCCCAAACGCAAGACCGCCAGCAAGGCCGATAGCAAGACCGTCAGCAAGAAGCCGGGCGATGGAGAAAGCCCTGCAGCTCAAGGCACCAGCAGCGGGCGCAGGCGCACCAGGGCAGCCCCGAAACTGGCTGATGCCGACGCTCCCGAAAAGCACCCTATTTTTGACAGCGAATAA